A single genomic interval of Primulina huaijiensis isolate GDHJ02 chromosome 7, ASM1229523v2, whole genome shotgun sequence harbors:
- the LOC140981557 gene encoding uncharacterized protein → MIRKRMKAAQDRQTSYANKRRMPLEFQQVFLKVSPFHGTMRFGRNGKLAPRYIGPYAIVERIGTLPYRLDLPQNPSHVLTTDEVELDSFLSYIEYPVQILDRKEKQLRNKTITLVMVQLSRHGREEAT, encoded by the exons atgatcaggaaaagaatgaaagcagCGCAAGATCGTCAAACCAGCTATGCTAATAAAAGGCGTATGCCTTTAGAATTTCAACAGGTTTTCTTGAAAGTATCACCGTTTCATGGTACTATGAGATTTGGGCGCAACGGGAAGCTAGCACCGCGTTATATTGGTCCATATGCgattgttgagaggattggcacCTTGCCTTATCGTTTGGACTTGCCGCAGA atccttctcatgtctTGACGACTGATGAGGTGGAGTTGGATAGTTTCCTTAGCTATATTGAGTATCCAGTGcaaattcttgatcgtaaagaaaagcaactcaggAATAAGACGATTACACTGGTTATGGTGCAATTGAGTAGACATGGGAGAGAAGAAGCTACATGA
- the LOC140980543 gene encoding ubiquitin-like domain-containing protein CIP73 has protein sequence MGSKSGERTDISHNDVAGSETTVEIKIKTLDSQTFTLRVDKCVPVPELKEQIASLTGVLSEQQRLICRGKVLKDDQLLSAYHVEDGHTLHLVVRQPIAPSPESSFDHPATDPTIGIGLNPGNQAGSGMVVGTFNLSEQGDGAFPDLNRIVSAVLSSFGIPRSGNGGEGIDLNLLPSERFSTVPSHGGIRNSSRMQSDQLGAASVPVEAMQPPIIPDSLTTLLQYLSHLRQEFTANAGGNTGFSESDEQELDTTLHSNEARGLLTPESLAEVMTSTRQLLVGQATECLSQLAGQLQCQAVVTDSLERSRIQSNAIRSGALFQNLGSLLLELGRAIMTLRMGQTPADAMVNSGPSVFVSSTGPNPIMVQPLPFQPGVSFGSIPVGAAQQGSGLAASSGGSGFLPRNIDIRIRTGSVFPRRDTTGSQPHGQGAPVSSNSVNSGPQEPAGFDSNSSSREPQVRAIPVRTVVAAVPAAVGGGSDSSRGSIGILYPVLARVQQVTAGNQNGEIVSQALDQHHGPVGNTQQPISVSSPQQRNDGVTGGNGISNSAAEVITGQEFSAQIQGGLEHLLRTMFPGENVNPLSSGLIPSPSELRQDVAPAPAPAPAPAPAPAVSEEGIRLSNILHQLMPMITENVGTSSVQTQADASLDEQASSSHERAFPPESPQRSKRQKRE, from the exons ATGGGAAGTAAGAGTGGTGAGCGCACAGACATATCCCATAATGATGTGGCTGGTTCTGAAACTACCGTTGAAATAAAGATCAAGACGTTGGATTCTCAAACTTTCACACTGCGAGTGGATAAATGT GTTCCTGTTCCTGAACTTAAGGAACAGATAGCTTCTTTAACTGGTGTCCTGTCTGAGCAACAACGCCTTATATGCCGTGGAAAAGTTTTGAAGGACGATCAGCTTCTCTCTGCTTACC ATGTAGAAGATGGTCACACCCTGCACCTGGTAGTGAGACAACCAATTGCTCCATCTCCGGAGAGCTCATTTGATCATCCAG CAACTGATCCAACGATAGGAATCGGGCTTAATCCAGGCAATCAAGCAGGTTCTGGTATGGTTGTTGGAACCTTCAACTTATCAGAGCAGGGAGATGGAGCATTTCCTGATCTCAATCGG ATCGTTTCAGCTGTTTTGAGTTCATTTGGAATCCCAAGGTCTGGAAATGGTGGCGAAGGAATTGATCTTAAT TTACTTCCTTCAGAGCGGTTTTCTACTGTGCCCAGTCATGGTGGCATTAGAAATTCTAGCAGAATGCAGTCCGACCAACTAGGTGCTGCATCTGTACCAGTGGAAGCTATGCAGCCACCG ATAATACCAGATTCATTGACTACTTTGTTACAGTACTTAAGTCATTTGCGGCAAGAATTTACTGCCAATG CTGGTGGAAATACTGGTTTTTCTGAGTCTGATGAACAGGAATTAGATACTACTCTACATTCTAACGAGGCCAGAGGCCTCCTTACACCAGAATCCTTGGCAGAGGTGATGACATCTACCAGACAACTGCTTGTTGGCCAAGCCACCGAATGTTTATCG CAACTTGCTGGACAACTGCAGTGTCAAGCAGTTGTTACCGATTCATTGGAGCGGTCAAGAATTCAATCTAATGCTATAAGATCGGGAGCTCTTTTCCAAAATTTAGGGTCGTTATTGCTTGAGCTTGGCAGGGCCATAATGACTCTGAGGATGGGTCAAACACCG GCTGATGCAATGGTGAATTCTGGGCCCTCTGTTTTTGTATCCTCAACTGGGCCCAATCCTATCATGGTTCAG CCGCTGCCCTTCCAACCAGGAGTAAGTTTTGGTTCAATTCCGGTTGGTGCTGCTCAACAGGGCTCTGGATTAGCTGCAAGCTCTGGTGGTTCTGGATTTCTGCCTAGAAATATTGACATCAGAATACGAACAG gTTCAGTATTTCCTCGAAGAGACACAACTGGGTCGCAGCCTCATGGGCAAGGTGCTCCAGTGTCTTCTAATAGCGTAAATTCTGGTCCACAAGAGCCTGCAGGATTTGATTCAAATTCAAGTAGCAGGGAGCCCCAAGTGCGGGCAATTCCTGTTAGAACTGTAGTGGCTGCAGTTCCTGCTGCTGTTGGGGGTGGTTCTGATTCATCTCGTGGTTCAATAGGAATACTGTATCCAGTGTTGGCAAGAGTGCAGCAAGTAACTGCAGGAAATCAAAATGGTGAAATAGTTTCCCAAGCATTGGATCAACATCATGGTCCTGTTGGCAACACCCAACAACCTATATCTGTTTCTTCTCCACAACAGCGAAACGATGGAGTGACTGGGGGTAATG GCATTAGTAATTCAGCTGCAGAAGTGATTACTGGTCAAGAATTCTCTGCTCAGATCCAGGGTGGACTTGAGCATCTGCTGAGGACCATGTTTCCCGGGGAGAATGTCAATCCCCTGAGTTCAGGTTTGATTCCAAGTCCTAGTGAACTAAGGCAGGACGTTGCACCAGCGCCAGCACCAGCACCAGCACCAGCGCCAGCGCCAGCCGTGAGCGAAGAAGGGATACGTTTATCAAATATACTTCATCAGTTAATGCCCATGATTACCGAGAACGTTGGAACTTCTTCGGTTCAAACACAG GCTGATGCAAGCCTGGATGAGCAGGCCTCTTCCAGCCATGAACGCGCATTCCCCCCCGAATCACCGCAAAGATCTAAACGACAAAAG AGGGAGTGA